CCGTTGTCACTGCATAGGAGCCTTGAGCGTTGTCTGAAAATGTTGACGGTTGCGCATGATCATGCAATGGTGCAGCTGGAAGAAAAGGGCCTTGTGCGTGGCCTGAAAATGTTGAATGTTGTCTGTGATCATGCAACGGTGCGGGCAGTGCAAAAAGGCCTCGTGCATTGCCTGCAAAAGTTGAATGATGTCCATGATCATGCAATGGTGCGGCCGGAGCAACAGGGAAAGCAGGCATAGGCAGCACACCTTCTGGTGGAGACCTCTTTCCCTCCTTTCTCCTACCTCCAACATTTTGATCACTACTGCCTCTCTTTGTCATTCTTAGCTTTCTCATGTATTCAGCCTCTTTCTCATCATCCAAAAACTCCTCATCATTATCACCAGATGTTGCATCATATCCTTTCTTAAATAGATCAGCATTGCTGTTAGGGACAAAATCAGCGAATTCCTGAACAAAGGATATCAAAGCTCCTTGATAGATCCCCTTGGGGACTTGATTCTCTGAATTGTATCTTACAACATAATAGGGGCGTTCCACATGCCCAAATATCTCATCGATTGATCCCAGAGGTGTTCGAGTTTCGGTTATCCAGAGAATTGAACCTTCATTAAGAGGGTGGTGATTCTCCATGCTTTTGATAGTGACCTTATCACCAATAAACTGTAAAACAAATCACTTGATAAAGCTGTCGAATCCAACACACAAGGAAACTTGGAacagaaaagaaactaaaaagtTTGAAGGGGAATCCGTAAAGATTCCTGTTAGCTTACTGATACAACAACTCCCACTGGAAGCATCTGATGGTGTGGTCCCAATGTTACATTCACCGGAGCAACAACAGGAAGAATCTGAAAAGTTCAcatccacacacacacacacacacacacacacacacacacaaataaaaataaaaaataaaaaacaaaatctcAAACCAAAGAATAGTtccaaaacaaaaagcaaaaatttCGAACATAGCACTATCTAAGTATTTTTCAAGTCTTGGATAATGGAATAGAACAACACCTCAAGCTCATTCTTTGACCTAATGGATCTCAGAAGACcaccatcatcatcgtcatcgtcATCGTCATCGTCATCCCGATCAGATTCTATAATCTCACCTTCTTCCGGCTCACTTCTCTCACCATCACGCTCTTCCATCTTCACGTCACTGCTTTTTGCTGAAGAAATTGAATACGGTGAAGAAGAAGCGGAAGCGCCACTCTTAGACTCAGAATTCTCACAAGAACCCTCATCATCTGCATGATCGTCATCACTTCCACCACTTCCACCCGCTAAGGTAATTTGTTCAATCCCTTCCCTAATCCTACTGCTACTACCCAAAGCCCCCACATTTACACTCTCATCAGCTCCAGCTCCATGTTCTTCCACAACACGGGTCGACCCTGAGCCGGAAACAATCGGTTCCAAGGCACCATCTGTCCTCTCCTCCTGTGCAGACATTTCCTCGATTTCGGGAACATAATCGAAATTGATGAAGGAATCAGCGATGGCATAGTCCTCTTCAGCCTTAGTTTCaggttgtggttgtggttgtggtggtTGTGATTGTAATTGtgattgttgttgctgttgttgttgaggTTGGGGCGATGAGAACAACGCCATGTTCGAACACAGCACAAAAACGAGGGTTTGTGAGTTTGGTGATGTTGGTATATGGAAACGGAAATGGAAGTATTAATAATGGGAAGAAGAAAATTTCCATATCTGAAGGAAGAAACGAGGTTTGTGATGGTCTTGGGTTTTGGTTTCGGTTTCAGTTTTGGAACGTGGTTTTTACCTTATTTTCCGATCGTTAAACGCTTAAACCCTAGGCGCGAAACGCAGGGTATCCTCTATACGGTGTCGTTTTGATggtctttttaattaaatttttgtttcccTCCAGTACCTGGTGGGGCTGCTCTCCGGAGAACCAGATATGTAAGACAATAGACAACACAAATTGAAGTGGTTTTGAATAACGCTCAGGTTGAATAAAATATACTTCTCATGTTTAAGATTTGAACTTTATTGTCGTTAATAGTTAATACGCCCAAAAAGGTTTGATATCTTAATTTGGAATATAATTTATGTCAGTAGATTTGACCTATTTAATGATAATTTATTTTAGAGTGATGCtatatataaacatatttttGTAACAGTCATACACAAGTTTTGTTAGTAGAGAAGTCCAAATAAATTAATCCTAAGGTGACAAAACTCACTTATATAACATGCGCGTGAAATTACGTCatttttttgcgtttttttttaatatttgtatttaGTGTTTTTGcgtttcttttttttgtattcttttttttatgtgtTTCATTCTCatcgttattttttttattattgtatttttttcctcttctttttattaattttgcaacattatatatatattaattttgcaatattatatatatataattttcttcCTTCCAAAAAGaatgaagagaaaatgaaataagaagataaaaaaaaaacatcagaaaataaggaggagaaagaagaaaagttttgaattatgcagaatttatcagaatACAAATACactacaaattttttaaaatacaccaaaaatttttcaaaatataccaaaacgATAATGGAACAGATTCAtcacaataataattcaaattcagaacTCTAAAACCgaaattttgttacaaatgtacaaaaatatttcttttaatgcattttatctttttttaatttctttctttcattcttttagttgaataaatATAGATTCATCATCTTTCaaataattttgcagcattatgatCCAGTTTGGGTAAACAACTTAAAGAAGCAACTTATAAAAGTACTTAAAGTTATAGCATTTggataaataacttaaaaaatatttttttcacaaatggATATTAAAACAACGATGATAATAAATACTTTtcaatattgaatgttgattttcTATAATCTAATCCCTGAGATTACAATTGTTTAGGCAATTAATTCTTTATTTGCTTTCTTATTAGTTCCATTTTTTAGGTAGAAACTTGTTCTTCTACTTCATCTTCACCCATAACGGTGTTCTTGTATGTGGTAAatactaataaattttaattcacaataatcttgatgacaatgccaaagaaattattgtgtagttagtgtttgctgtttattgtgtatgatatagtagataaaaataaaaaataaatgtgaaatgTGTGTCGatgtatattttgttgctgtttttttattttttttacttctatTAGAATTCTCTCCTCTTTTATAGGGGTCAAGAACTTGctataactaactataaaaataatagctgtaaaaaaataaaatcacatgaaaaaaataaaattaaaattgagattttATACCACATACaatgttaaatataaatttaataataaaaatagagtgataaaatgataaaaaaaaactggaaggaATATATGCAATAGGTAGAACATTATTTTAAAATGGTGGTGGAGGGTCAATATTTTCAACAGATAAATCATTACGTGAAAATGATGGCAGAAGACCAATGCTTCTAGCAAATGGAACCTTAGGTGAAAATAGTGGTGGGGTTAGTATTTccagtatttttttttacaaagccAAGAATGAAAgtagatttttttgtttgtttttaggtcaatttttttttacgaaaatgATAGAATGACTTATCGAGGAGGAGAAATCATATATTTTAACTTCTTCAAAAAGTTATGAATTAACTTGTCAGGaagttaaagttttttttttttttaaatagtgccAGATGCGTAGTGtgacttttcataattcaaaagcaagaaaaaatagtttctgctacttcccaaacgggctttatgtgtttcttctttttctttgtttaatttttttatttttattcttgttaagagagtataACAAGAAAAAACTtaagaagataaaataagaagaaaaagataaataaaaaaagatgatgatgataaagaaaaagaaacaccaGAAGAAGATAAGGAGGAGAAAaatgaagaattttgaattatgcagaacttatcgaaatataaatacaccaaaaaaaatttaaatcgaaatattttcaaaatacaccaaaaatttttcaaaatacacTGAAATGAAAATGGAACAGATTATCACAACAATAATTCAGATTCATAACTCCTACAtcaaaattttgctacaaatgtacaaaaatattttgtttaatgtatttttttcttttagttgaataaatgtaggttcatcatcttctaagtaattttgtagcattatgtgtttctttttcttctttgtttgattctttttatttttatcttgttaagagagtaaaataagaagaaacttcagatggtaaaacaagaaaaaaatgagtaagaaaaaaagaagaagaagaagcaacaaaaaatgaggaggaggaagagttttgaattatacataacttattagaatacaaatacatagaaaaatttttaaaatacaccGAAAGTTTTCTAAAATACACTGAAACGAGAATGGAACAGATTCATCATAATAATAATTCAGATTCAGAATTCTTACACCGAAATTTTTGCTACAAATGCACAAAAATGTTTCCTTTAatgcatttttttccttttttttagttgaatgaatgtaggttcatcctcttctaagtaattttgcagtattatgtgtttcttcttattctttgtttgatttttaacaataaaataagaagaaacttgagaaagataaaacaagaagaaaaaaatgaagaacaaaaaaaaaagaagatgatgatgatgaaaaaaaagaataagcaacaacaaaaaataaggaGAAGGAAgcggaagagttttgaattatgcagaacttatcaaaataaaaatacaccaaaatttcttaacaataacacataattttcttagtttttataccgaaattttgctacaaatacacataaatattttttaataattacgaCACACAAACTCAGTTTGAAAACAACACACAAAAAAAGATTGaattatcaacaaaaacacatccaaataAAGTTTGGATCAGGCAACATCATCAATGTGGCAAAAATTCTACGATAACGATAACAACGATACGTATAAGAAGAAGATGACGATGACTATAACGATGATGATCATCATGATGAAGATGATAGAagagaagaatgagaagaaattccaatgaaaaaagaaggaggaagaggaggtggtgttggtgacgacgataacgaaaagaaaaaataacaaagaagaagaagaacgtgtgTAACAGGGGCGCAAAGAAGAACGTGTGCGCGTGAGTGTAAATGACttattgaacttgtttggttAATTATTATGTACGTAGAGATTTATTCTTTTTGCAATTAAATCCATAAAGTCTAGTGAAAAAAAACATGTATAtatcattattcttttttttttttgcattttttacaGCACAAAGAATTTTTAAGCATCTTATCGATATAGcatataaatttttgtatataacACAAATTTTTTCACATAGCGGatagcacataaatttttttagcaaatatattttgttagttgggTGAGTCAATGTTCTAAATATATAGTTTGCCAAAACTTTCTATACTATACATCAAAATTTATATGCTATTcacaaaaatttttgtattatacaCAAAAAATTGTGCGTATTTCATTGGTATAGTATATCGATTTTTGTATATAGCACACATTTTTACACATAGCACAGAAAATTTTGTTGCGAATGTATTTTGTTAGTTAGTGAGTCGATGATTTGGGTatgtagttttctaaaaatttctgTGTTGCACATAAAAATTTTCATGCTATGCACTAAGAATTTTGTATTGTAACCAAAATTTATGTGCTGTGCGTATTTCATTGGTATAGTATACAAATTTTTGCATATAGCACACAATTTTTTACTGAAAATGTATTTTAGTAATTGGGTGAGCCAATGTTCTTGGtatataattttctaaaaatttatgtgttgcaCATCAAAATTTATGGGTTATACATATTTTATTGGTACAATATACAAATTTTTTACATATAACATAcaaatttatatacataacacacaaatttttatatgtattttggtGCATATTTCATTGGTTTTtggagaagaaggagatgaaaacAACATggacaatgatgatgataataaaagaGGACGAGGAGGAAAAAatgagaagaagaaattaaacaacaataacaacatcaACCAAacgaataagaagaagatagcgACGGCAACGACGACAACGACATTGACAGCAGCAACGATGACAACGAtgttgaagaaaagaataaaaaaattatgacaaCGACGataacaaaagaagaagaaatgtatCCATATTTATCTGAAAAAAAAGAGTGTGTAAGTATTTCTCatttatatatctatttaaattaaaatttttaaagtgataatatggataaaatatatatatataattatttttaaattaaggtaataaaatatatatgataaaaaatataaatttaatagtaattaaattattattttattatgttattaattttctcattttattttttttgttatctattatatctcttattttttttgtcattcttAAGTATTCCTTGCTAAGTATGGAGTACTGCACTTGTTGTTAATTCATCAAATCTCAACccttcatttattatattttatatgaatgatttgaaattaaaaaggtAATCTGTTAATcggattttttataaataaaaaatttaattattttattaacaaaatatgTAATTTGTAACGTATTTACCAATTTACATCATATTGATTTATTTCGTTTACCGTGTAAATGAAATAATTATGAATATATttcatttatactgtaaacgagatatacagaatttgaaaaaatatacacatctcgtttacactgtaaacgaaatacattcataattattttgtttatactgtaaacgaaatatgtgtattatcataaaaaaattacgattaaaataatattaatttaatttttatttttaaaaattatattttaaaatgattATGCTACGTATTTAAAATTAGTGAtttgaaattaatattttatttttttaaaaatcaactcatttaaatctttatagtaatacaaatggggagctcATTTGCTGAtgtggcgctcatacgttgagtctggGAGTTTATTTGTTGACATGTCGTCACTagaaattttaagatttatatttataaattataaattattatttgcttaagttgttattttcaaattttaagtttaggttgttttacttaggttgttattttttaaattttaaattattttatttgtttgggttattttacttaggttgttatttttaaaattttaaatttgattgactttaatttaaatttaaattaaagtcaatcaaatttaaaaaattttagttatgagtcaactataaaagtataagtCATGAGAGATATAAAGCGCCACAATTTAAAGTATATCAAtccctttctttacatatattcAAAATCAATCTACTTACTCCAATggctggtattcacaaaattgcAGGCATCAATCCTACTATCGACAATTTATGTGTATGTATACGAGTGATACGGTTATAAACACTGCCAAGTTACGGAAATTctccattgccatactcaattgagatggcttggctcgatgaagacgtgagttttctactaatatttttctattttattttaaatttatattatttatattttaaatacaaattGGGAGCTCATTTGTTGATGTGTCGCTCATATGTTGAGTCTGAGAGTTCATTTGCTGACGTGTCATCACTagaaattttaagatttatatttataaattataaattattatttgcttaagttgttattttcaaattttaagtttaagtTGTTTTACTTagattgttatttttaaaattttaaatttgattgactttaatttaaagtcaatcaaatttaaaaaaatttagttatgagtcaactataaaaatataagtcatgagagatgtaaagcaccacaatttaaagtacatcaatccctttctttacatatattcAAAATCAATCTACTTACTCCAATGGCTGATATTCACAAAATTGCAGGCATCAATCCTACTATCGACAATTTATGTGTATGTATACGAATGATACGGTTATGGACACTACCAAGTTACGGAAATTctccattgccatactcaattgagatggcttggctcgatgaagacgtgagttttctactaatatttttctattttattttaaatttatattatttatattttaaatttatttctttattcCTATCTAATCGTTCTTTGATTTTTGTTcatagattattttattttattttgcatgttttgtagtctttgacaaggaggcaaaataagttttgaaaaagattgtgtagagatacttgatccaTTCCTATTGGTAAgttctaaccaatatttatttctaaaaacattagtgaagatatttttaatggtaatttttatattatttattattaatatattatgtaataccctgcagaaaggagatctatcggatacacctacactttttctcaacctaattgataagaccTTTCTCTTCATCGTTGAAGTTCAAATATCTGATGATCCATATTTTTCAtcttcttataaagttaagaagataactgataatgtggaattcaaataaattcaaagatgctcaccctattcaaattgtgagtaGAATTATAAGTGTACTTTCTATTAAAAATCAGTTTATTTTTTGCTTCcttggtcattagtagtatctaatttataaataataattaataattaattataattttagaatgTTGACTATACCGGTGGTTTGCTTCTAATTTCAAAGGCATCCTCAATCAGTAAAGAGGAGAAAGTAGAAGGTGCTAatgtatttgttcaaaaaatacattttttgtttgtttgttctctcaaaattagatcttaattttattaaaaaaatattagtgagataaaatcaaaggttagaaagaagtctttaatttaacgtggTAAAAGTACATaatttgttgcttgaattctccAATGAAGTTACGGCCAATGGTGAATCTGAAGGGTTGAaaaatgctattacaccaacTAAGCGACTATCCTCGGAGTCGGAAGATTCGAAGGTGGGATGggatacctcaacttgcaagaagatcaagattgagaatgAAACTTAAGAATTCGGATGCACATATTTTGGAATCACCtttagagtctatctaatagaataatgcaaagcatatgtttgttttggtggaaacattgtcttttcttgagttgttatttttcttttagttcttttcgatttttatgtttggaatttagaattttttaaaatataaattgaagttatttggttattacttgtggttttatttttaatgattctcaccgttgatattctgataatttttaatttaatatttaatgtcataaagttataaattttttttgaattattgttgatataattaagttagttattaatttttaatgtgtatttattttaaaaaaatttaattataatttttaattaaagtattatgtttagaattttaaatttaaattcaaatatacttttttttatttttaagtaagTAATTGGGTTTGagaatactttttaaaaatttatataatttataagctactatactaattacaaaagattataataaagtaaatagaatTATCAGTCTTATTAAGATGTGAGATTATTTATactgttttaaaaaatatttatctttataGCAATACAAATAGAAAGTTCTTATGCtgatgtaaaccccgctaaaatcggtaaattattagttaatatattgaattttaattaggaaagttaaaaatacaaaactaatattaaaataggatagagctcgtcgaaacgaaaattttgataccaatttcgataatttggcccaaaatcggaccggaagggccgaaccggttgaaccggggcccAAACCGGACCCATGGGTTCAACCGGGCCCCTAACATAAATGAAGCAGCAGCTTCATCTTCTCCATTTCACCACAGCAACGAAAAACAcagcaagggggagaagagaagaaacctaaccctcaccattccttccaactaccataacttcctcatccgggctccgattgccgcaccgttcgcggccacgcgcttagcgcgtcgagctctacctttctatccAAACAATTTCTCTGGTAAGCCTTCTATTGAGTTcagaatctctatccctctttctttggtaaacttgaaaacctatagtgaatcttgtccaatttttgtgttctaggttcaagttagattccggaacttgtgggctcaagctattgagcatatgggtatggtaagaacaccctaaccctagctcaatcttgtttttggtaatagagaactgaattggaacatatatatgtgtattaggtgtagtttaagagggtgtttatgcattgaacttgaatttggattacttggagctttgttggtgataaggcttgctttggggctgtttgattgagcttggaggggctgtgattttatgttgagaagctgccttgggtgaattaagtgatcggccaaggtatggtttaagtttcgcacgtttaatatttacggtgttgtgaaaacttaggttagaggaaccatagaataagttggattgtttgttgtatttaatgattagccttgtaatgttgttagaatagatttgttagtgaatttatatattagaattatgaggtgtgaaagctattaatggtgtgctcttatatttatttatgatggattagaattggtatttgttaataaggatgtagagttgtgttgtggtggtattgtatatgctgtaactaattatgtaatgatcggaattgcatgagaccaagtttgggataaacttgggaatataaggaactaaactggaaattttgggacctttttgttaaatatacaatttatggcaaatttttaaagttagattgttaaatctgtccagcagcagaaaagatcaaacaggcagcaacttgtttgtcttgctgcgacttttacgagttgagttttggagcgaaaccaatt
This region of Arachis hypogaea cultivar Tifrunner chromosome 8, arahy.Tifrunner.gnm2.J5K5, whole genome shotgun sequence genomic DNA includes:
- the LOC112707089 gene encoding uncharacterized protein; translated protein: MALFSSPQPQQQQQQQSQLQSQPPQPQPQPETKAEEDYAIADSFINFDYVPEIEEMSAQEERTDGALEPIVSGSGSTRVVEEHGAGADESVNVGALGSSSRIREGIEQITLAGGSGGSDDDHADDEGSCENSESKSGASASSSPYSISSAKSSDVKMEERDGERSEPEEGEIIESDRDDDDDDDDDDDGGLLRSIRSKNELEILPVVAPVNVTLGPHHQMLPVGVVVSFIGDKVTIKSMENHHPLNEGSILWITETRTPLGSIDEIFGHVERPYYVVRYNSENQVPKGIYQGALISFVQEFADFVPNSNADLFKKGYDATSGDNDEEFLDDEKEAEYMRKLRMTKRGSSDQNVGGRRKEGKRSPPEGVLPMPAFPVAPAAPLHDHGHHSTFAGNARGLFALPAPLHDHRQHSTFSGHAQGPFLPAAPLHDHAQPSTFSDNAQGSYAVTTVVPPFTPANANPPFGIWTNTATIPQPQPAAPWLTPNTQIPHQWPQPVVPFQQQLNPDQVLLLATMFPGVQPNILAQQAMYPQGNWGQNQMPFGLNMNSPFPQIQHPPIYAGQQGSSSNGFQSQTNHSLDSNSVPFNHHAPHQFHPGSSANCGRRPFHHHGGRKGWNPAR